AATTGATGAGTTAATTATGCTTGCAAGATTAGGTCGAGAATCTTTCCGTAATTTTGTCATCCTATGGACTTTCCTTGGGACAGGAATTCGTCTCAGTGAATTGCGAACTCTCCAAGTTGGAGATATTAAACCTCAAAAACAAGAGATTTATGTACGTTCAAAGGGTGAAAAGGAGTATAAGACTCCATCAAAAATCACAGAATTTTCACTGGAACTACTCAACCAGTTTGTGAAATTTAGGTATGGTGCTATAAGGGATTTACCCAACTATTCTGAACTATACGTCTTCTCCGACAATAAGGGAATATCCCCTCTTCATGATAGTACAATTCAAAAAATGTTAGCTAACCTCATAGAAGAAGCGTCTACAATTAGTGATGATGACAAAAGGGTTTATCAGCTATCTGTTCACTCTCTTCGTCATTCTTTTGCGCTGTATTTGTTAGAATCTGGTGTAGATCCATACACGATTCAGCAATTGCTTAGGCACAAATGGTTGAGTTCAACCGAGGTTTATCTTAAATTGTTTGACGATACACTCGTTAAAGTGATCAATCAACATCCGCTCGCAAATCTAAAAGTCACTGACTTTTTTTAAGGAGACCAATAAATGAACAACATCTTGTTTGAATCAAAATACTATAAATTTTGGTATGAAAATGTAGAACTTTTAGGGAAGGGGGATGTCCAGGTTCAATTGCGTAAGTTCGAAAAGTATTTGTTACTGAGGGGATTCCAGGGGAAGCTTGATTTTGATAAATTTCATGCAAGTCAAAAATATCCCGGCTCTTTTCGCCCCATTCAGGAATATTTTATCGATCAGTACGTGGAGTATCTTCTCACAGATTATCGTGCATCAAATTTTGTTATGTACAATGCAATAAGTTCATTAAAGAATTTTTTAAAATTTTTATATGATATGGATTTAATCCAACATAATCCTATGGAGGATTATCGCAATCCATATTACGATCGGCCAATTAAAAATACTGCACTTTCAAAAGAAGAATGCCTTACTCTTCTTGAAACTGCATTAAAAAAGGAACCATTCTTTCGTCAGGAGTTTGTTTTAATATGGTTTATGCTAATTACTGGGGCAAGAAATTCAGAAGTTAGATTCCTATCAGAAGATAGTGTTAATTTAGAGAGTAGAATATAAGCCTGTTGATTACCCAAAAAAAGGTAGCAAAAAGGCCGCCATTTCGATAAAGTGTTTGTACCCCTACAAACCTTCCGAAACGAGGCGGCCTCATGAAAAAGTCTACTTCAATTTCAAACATTCTGCAATTGGTGATTCCCGAGGAAAAACTACGTCCGATTCTGGAAGAATTAAACTATATTGATGTTGCGCGTAAATTTACCGTGTATGATTTGTTTTTGTTTCTAGCTGAAGCAGCGTTTCAGCAGTGGGACGGGTACCGAGACGGCGCGCAACGGATGTCCCTTCAGGGACAACGTGCGGTGAATTATTCGACGCTTTCCAAAAAGGCTAAAGAGGTTCCTTTCTCCTTATTTAAGCGTCTATTGAAACTCATGATAGGGCTCTGTAATCGGAAGGCCAAGCGGTCACTCGGTATTCCGAAAGAACTGTTAATCGTGGATTCAACCACCATTTCGGTCGGTCAAGGCCGCTTGCCTTGGGCACAAATTAAAGGCAGAAAAGCAGGCGTTAAGCTGCATGTCGGATTACTTGGGGACTCGAATGAATTGCACAAAGTGACGGAGACCCCGGCTGTACAGCATGATTTAAACAGTTGCGCCTTCCTGCTCGACAGCCAATATATTTTGGTGGCAGACCGCGCTTACGGGAAGCACAAGCTGTTTGACAGCTATCAAGAGAAGAAAGAGCGGCAATATTTTGTCATTCGGCTTAAGGATAACACCACGCTCGTGAATCCGGTCCCGCGCCTGCGAAATCGCCCATTTGAGGGAAGTATCGAGCAGGATTTGACGTGCCAATTAGGAAAGGTTAAGGCGCTCAGCAAGAATCAGTTTCGGGTGGTGATTCTTAAAGATCCTAAAGGGAATCCCGTCATTCTTGCGACAAATCTGCACTGGCACTCCCCCGAAGCCATAGCAGACATCTATAAGAAACGTTGGCAGATTGAAGTATTTTTTCGTTGGATTAAGCAGCATTTAAACATTCCCAAGTTATTTGGAACCACAGAAAATGCAGTATATGGGCAGCTATACGTGGCTTTATTGGTGTATGTGTTGCTAAAGTTTCTGTTTGAACAGGGAAATAGTACTGTGCATGTTAGCGCTAGATTAACGTTCGCCGAGTTTGATCGATTATTTACGCTGCAAAAGCTACCTGTGGAGTGGAAGATTTATTTAGCTCATGTTACTGACATTATCACCAAAATATAGGTAATCAACAGGCTTAAGTAGAATAGTTTTAATTAGAAACGGCCAAAAAGGTGATGCTCGTCCTACAGGCATCACCACTGCTCTATCAGAGGAACTTAGGCGATATATGGATCATCCGAGCTATATCTCTTGGACAGACAACAATATTGATACGTTATTTTTCCATGGAAAGAATCGACTAACCGCTCCTGGGTTAAGAAAAATATTGAGAGATCTGTCCCTCGAAGCAAACCTTTCCCGTGTCATAACGCCTCATGACTTGAGACGTACAACTGGATATCTCATGCAATCGGCTGGTGTAAGTATGGTTGCGATTCAAAAACAGTTAGGACATCAAATCTTGTCTACAACTCTACGATATGTCCCACCATTAAATGACTTAGCTGAGATTCTAGTCCAGTCAGATGATAATAGACCATAAATATAACAAAGAGGCACTGTAATTTCTCTAATTATATGAAATCGCAGTATTTTTCATTTTGGAGAATTCGAGCACATGAATTACAATAGCTTTAGCAAAGACTATTTGAAAAGAAACATCTCTCAAATAAGAGATAACAACTAAGAGCTGGAATCTACTAACTTAAAAGTAAATTCACTTATAAAACTCACGAAAAAATTTGCATATTAAAAGCATACATGTAATACTCCTTCTATGAAGTAGAAGGAGTTCCTATTTAACTCTTGTGTCCTGCAATTAATTCAACCTCTAACCGCCACCGATTTGTTGATTCCCCAGCTACTTGCTTAACCTTGCCCCTTTGAAAAGCCTCCTGTACGCTATCAAGGTAACCAGGCGCGGCCTTGCCCTATCTGCAATTCTGAACAATCTGTGAAGCGAAATGACCGTAATAGGTCGCGTCAGATTCGTCATATCAGCGTTTTTGGTAAGAAGTGCTTTTTGCACATTCCCCCGCAGTGCTTGGCTTGTTCACGGTGTAATGGACGTATGCATGGGTAGGTCCGAAGGAACAATACAGGCGTATGTTTCGCTCACAGACGGTAAATCAAGCACTGGGCTTCACGGCAGCGCATAGCGCGAGAATACAAGAAGCGCCCGCCAGCACGGTTCAGCGCATGCACCAAGAGGCCCTGCCCGCAGAGAGCGAGCGTTTGCTCAAACAGGCTTGGTGTCAAGCCAAAGATACACCCGAGCTCGTGCTCAGCATCGACGATTTTGCGATCAAAAAGGGACATACGTATAACACCGGTATTTACGATCTTCGAGGGG
The sequence above is a segment of the Paenibacillus sp. FSL R7-0204 genome. Coding sequences within it:
- a CDS encoding IS4 family transposase; amino-acid sequence: MKKSTSISNILQLVIPEEKLRPILEELNYIDVARKFTVYDLFLFLAEAAFQQWDGYRDGAQRMSLQGQRAVNYSTLSKKAKEVPFSLFKRLLKLMIGLCNRKAKRSLGIPKELLIVDSTTISVGQGRLPWAQIKGRKAGVKLHVGLLGDSNELHKVTETPAVQHDLNSCAFLLDSQYILVADRAYGKHKLFDSYQEKKERQYFVIRLKDNTTLVNPVPRLRNRPFEGSIEQDLTCQLGKVKALSKNQFRVVILKDPKGNPVILATNLHWHSPEAIADIYKKRWQIEVFFRWIKQHLNIPKLFGTTENAVYGQLYVALLVYVLLKFLFEQGNSTVHVSARLTFAEFDRLFTLQKLPVEWKIYLAHVTDIITKI
- a CDS encoding tyrosine-type recombinase/integrase, coding for MRNGQKGDARPTGITTALSEELRRYMDHPSYISWTDNNIDTLFFHGKNRLTAPGLRKILRDLSLEANLSRVITPHDLRRTTGYLMQSAGVSMVAIQKQLGHQILSTTLRYVPPLNDLAEILVQSDDNRP